TTCTCAAGCATTGGAATCCCCTTCTCATTCAAATGCGGTCTGAGCTCCTTAGCCCAACCTTGAATTACTGCCATGTCATTCCGAATATCGTGCCGTGTAATGCGATTGATAATCCGAAGTCGCTTGTTTGTTTCACTAAGATGACCTGCTTGTTTACTGACTTGTAGTGCCATGTTAATCCGTTTCGAAAGTGCCATCGGTCGCAATGGCGTCTGAAGAATATCATCAACAATCTTATCTATGTCATTCGGCAAGTACTCTACTGTTTTACTAGCAATAGATTCGGGTAGGACTAGAAGATATGGTATATACCCCCGATCATATTTTCGATCGCGAAGCAACTCTTCGTTCTCTATAAGTCCTTGTCGATCAAGGACACAGAGGTCAAATTCTTTCGACGCAATGTCTTCTGATGGTAACACTATATTAAATCGATCTTTTTCACGTAACCACTCTTTCAGCACTTGATAGTTCCCAGTGTCTTTAATAAGAATGAGAATATCTGCCGACTCATTGTCCATATTCATGTTTTATTTTGTTCCGGGATTCTCCTTCGTGCCTTGGTCCCAGTCCGGTGTTCCAGTTAATATCCCCCGAAGCTCTGGCAGTGGTTCACCGACACGGATTCCATACTCAGTAATCTCTAGCTCTCGAAGCCACTTCTCGTAATCACTTGTTCTTTTCTTCAATACTCCTATCACCTTTCGGAGTTGGCCTTGATGTTCAACATGTCGTAAGAAAACAATGTTATCAGCTAGATTGCTAATTCCTTCTTCAGTTGCTTGGAAGCTCCCCGTTATTTGATGTACTTCATTGATAATGATTCCAATTGCGCCTGTGTTTCTCAGAAACCGGCCAACTTGAAGCAATTCGTCCATTGGATCATCCCCGAAGCCTCGAAGTCCTTGCTTGTATCCACTAATCCCATCGATCATGACAACCTCAGTATTATTATTTTCGACCTCTTCCCGCACCTGCTGAGAGAATTCATCGACCGTCATGGATCCGGGGGTAATCTCTTCGATATGGAGTGTTTCTTGCTCCATCATTCGTTCTACGGGCAAGTTTACTGACTCAGCCCGCCGCAGTATTGTATTTATTGACTCTTCAAATGAGAACATTACTGATCGCTTCCCCCGACCTGCTGCCTCTTTCAGAAACTGTAGCCCGGTGGTTGTTTTTCCAACACCTGTTGGACCAGTCAGGTACGTGATCGTACCGGATTCTATTCCCCCACTAAGTAATTGATCCAGTTCTGGTACTCCCGATGATAACCGTTCAACTTCATAGTCTCGTTCATAATCGCCGGCGAAAAGCTTTGGCCAGACGACGATCCCTTGATCAGTAATGTCAAATGTATGGTCTCCTCGCTTGTACGTTGATCCA
This portion of the Salinarchaeum sp. IM2453 genome encodes:
- a CDS encoding ATPase domain-containing protein; protein product: MSTDSRVSTGIPELDEILYGGYVPNRSVLLRGPPGAGKTIFGLHFLAAGSIENESGLYINLGEPAEYALQTVDAFGLDFSSVEFLDLSPTGKDFQDDQTYELFKAADVEGPPLVDEIRDTVAEIDPERVLLDPITEFRYLTTDDRQFRKQILGFLDFLESQESTVMLTSQAANTVNDDDLQFLADAVITLKDYPERRAIEVSKFRGSTYKRGDHTFDITDQGIVVWPKLFAGDYERDYEVERLSSGVPELDQLLSGGIESGTITYLTGPTGVGKTTTGLQFLKEAAGRGKRSVMFSFEESINTILRRAESVNLPVERMMEQETLHIEEITPGSMTVDEFSQQVREEVENNNTEVVMIDGISGYKQGLRGFGDDPMDELLQVGRFLRNTGAIGIIINEVHQITGSFQATEEGISNLADNIVFLRHVEHQGQLRKVIGVLKKRTSDYEKWLRELEITEYGIRVGEPLPELRGILTGTPDWDQGTKENPGTK